The Streptomyces pratensis genomic interval ACCTCGCCCACGGTGTCCGGGTCGCCGTAGCGCAGCGGGATGTGGCGGATGAGGTTGCCGTCGGGGTGCAGGGGTTCGGCGGCGAAGGCCTTCTCGGGGTCGGTGACCGGTTCGAGGACCTCGTACTCCACGGCGATCGCCGCCGCGGCGAGCCGGGCGGTGTCGGGGTGGTCCGCGGCGACGGCGGCGATCGCCTCACCGTGGTGGCGCACGAGATCGGAGGCGAACACGGGCCGGTCGACGACCCGGCGGCCGTAGGAGCCGTCCCCGGGGATGTCCTCGTGCGTGACGACCGCGCGTACACCCGGCATACCCGCGGCGGCCGTCGTGTCGATCGACAGGATGCGCGCGTGCGGGTGCGGGGAACGCAGCACCGCTGCCCACAGCAGCCCCTCGGCCCACAGGTCGGCGGCGTAGGGGAAGGTGCCCTCCGTCTTGGCCCGGGCGTCGGCGGGCGGCAGCGATGCGCCCAGTCCGAATGCGGGCGGCTCCTGGTCCGGGGCGGGTCCCTCGGGCGGCGCTGTCGTGCGCGTGGTGCTGGTCGCGGTGGCTGCGTCGCTGGTCACGCCGCCTCCTTGTCGTTCGCTCCGCTGCGGCGGCGGCTGGTGGTGGGGATGACCGGTGGTGCGGGGGACGGCACGGTGTTCACCGGACGTCTCCCTCGTGTGCCTGGGCGCTGCCCTCGCCGGGGGCGGCCTGGTGCGGGATGCGCGGTTCGGCTTCGTCCGGAGCGGTGGCTGCCGCCTCCGCGGTAGCCTCCCGGCCCGCGACGACGTCGCGGACGGCGTCGAGCACACCCCGGTAGCCGGAACAGCGGCAGAGGTTGCCGCACAGCGCCCGGCGGGTCTCCAGCTCGCTGGGGGCGTGGTTGCCCTCCAGGAGGTCGTGGACGGTCATGGCCATCCCGGGGATGCAGAAACCGCACTGGACGGCCCCGCACTCTGCCAGCGCCCGCTGGACGTCGGAGGGTTCGCCGTCCACCGCGAGGCCCTCGACGGTGCGGACCTCGCTGCCCGCCGTCGTGGCGGCGGGCACCAGGCACGAGGCCACGAGGCGGCCGTCGACCTGGACGTTGCACGCACCGCACTCGCCCTGCGAGCAGCCGTCCTTGGCGCCGGCGAGGCCGAGACGCTCCCGGAGCACGTAGAGCAGCGACTCACCGATCCAGGCGTCACTGACGGGGCGGTCCACGCCGTTCACATGCAGGAGGTACGAGGCCGAGGGGTGCTCGCTGGGGCCACCCAGGGGAACGGGAGCGGCGGGCTCCTCCGTGAGCGCGACACCGTGTTCGACGCCGTGTCCGGGGGCCTGTTCGGCCTCGATCGCGGGCGGCTCGGCTGCGGGCGCCTCGGCTGCGGGCGCATCCGCGAGCGCCTCCCCTTCCGCCGGATCCTCGGCTGCGGACGGCTGTGCGGGTGCTTCGGCTGCGGGCGCTTCGGATTGGGGCGCTTCGGATTCGGGTGCTTCGGATTCGGGTGCTTCGGCTGCCGGGGCTTCGGCTGCCGTGACGTCCGCGGGCTCTTCCGGCTCGCTCACGGCCTCCGTGGCGGCCTCGGAAACCGCCGGGGTCTCCTCGGCCCCTTCCGTGGCCTCGGGGGCCTCCACGGCCTCCGTGGGCCCGGGCCGGGTCTCCTCCGCCGGTGTCCGGGGCTCGGACACCGGCACCTGCGTCGCCCACGGCGCGGGCGCCCCGCCCGGCAGCGTGGCCGGCGGCGTGTCCGCGTACCACTGGGACGCCATCGCCGACGCGGCGAACTCGCCGGACTCGTCAGGGAGATCGCCGTTCGCCACCGGGATCGTCCACTGACCGGTGTGGCCGGCGGGCTCGGGCGCCGGTTCGGGTTCGGGCTCGGCGTGGGCGGCGTCGGGGAAGTGCCACTGGGCCGTCGTGGACGACGTCTGCGCGTACTGCGAGGTGTCCGGGTACGGCTGCTGGTACGGATCCTGCTGCTGGTTCGGGTCGGGCCACTGCACCGCCTCCGGCGCGGCCTCCGCGCTCCCGGGGTGACCGGCCGCCCGCTCCTGTTGGCTCTGGGTCTGCAGGACCCAGCTGCCCGTCACCGCGGGGTCGAGTCCGGCGGCCGGGGTCAGCGGAAGGATCATCGGCGGCACGTAGCTGTGCCCGGGGGCGGCCAGCGGGTCGCTCCCGAGGTCGGCGAGGTCCTCCGGGGGCAGGTGGACGAAGGCGGTCGCCTCGGCGTCGTACTCACCGCCCTGCGGGGTCGGCTGCCAGCCGGCGTACGGATCGGGCTGCCCGTGCCGCTGCTCGGGGTTCTCTTCATTGCTCACGACAGTGCCCTCCCCAGTGCGCGTCGGGCGAGCGCGGCGACCGTGCGCCGCAGGTGCAGGACGGCGGGCGACAGCGGAGGTGCCTCTCCCCCGTCGTCCGGTGGAGCCTGGTCCGGGATGCAGGCCGCCGCGACGTACTCACCGAAGGCGGCCAGCGCGTCGGGGGCCAGGCCGCGTTCGCCGTCCCAGTCGATCAGTGAGGCGATCCAGCGTTCCGCCTCCAGGGGCCGCAGGGGCATCGGGGCGATCGCGCCGACCGCGCAGCGCACCCCGCGCCGGGCCGGGTCCAGGACGATCGCGACGGAGGCGGTGGCGCGGCCGGGTCCGGTGCGGCCGGTCGCCTTGAGGAAGACCTGGGGGGCGTGCAGCAGCGGCACGCGGACGAAGCCGATGAGCTCGGCGGGCTCCAGCATCTCGCGGCCCGCGAGCAGGTGCGAGACGGGGATCTCACGGCGGGAGCCTCCGGCGCCCACGATGACCAGCTCCGCCTCCAGGGCGGCCAGGACCGGCAGGGCGTCGCCGGTCGGGGCCGCGGTGGCGATGTTGCCGCCGAGCGTCCCCGCGTTACGGATCTGGGGCGGGCCCGCGGCACGCGCGGAGGCGGCCAGCGCGGGGATGAGCGCGGCGAAGTCGGGGCGGCCCATGCGCGCGTGCGTGAGACCGGCTCCGAGCAGGGCGTGGCCGTCCTGGTAGTGCCAGCCGCGCAGCTCGCTGATCCGGCCGAGGCCGACCAGCCCCGAGGGCCGGAGCAGGCCCTTGTTGACGGCCGACATGAGGTCTGTGCCGCCGGCCACAGGAACTGCGGCGGGCATGGCGCCCAGCGCTGCCACGGCCTCGTCGAGCGAGGCCGGCAGCGTCACCGACTGCATCGCCTGCGGTGCGTGCGTGGTCAACCCAGCTGCCCCTTCCCGGTGTCCCGGCAGTCTCGCCTGTCCGCCGTACGGTACGTGCTCACGGCCGGGACGTGGCAACTCTGGCACATCTTCCGGGCTGTCCGACGCGAGGGTCCACGAAGGGTGTTTCCGTCCCCGGCCAGGGGAAAAGTCCCGTTTGGCGGGCCTTCTTCCTGACACACGAATTGCCGCTCTTCAGAGAGTTCGTACGACTTGTTCGGTTTCCCTGGCCGGGGCGTGCGGCAGCGGTCACACGGTCGGGGGCGGTCCCTCGATCGGGCGACCCAGGACGCCGGGCCGGCGTTGCCACGGCCGTGGGCCCGTCGGCGGGCGGTAGGCGACGCCCAGGGCGTCGAGCCGGGCGTAGTGCGTGTTCATCCTGCGTTCGAAATCGGCGAAGTCCCGTTCACCGGAGGCGGGGAGCCGGGACCACGCGACCTCGGCGAAGGCGGCGAGCCTCGGGAACACCTGGTAGTCGACGCGGTCCCGGTTCTGCATGACCTCGGTCCAGACATTGGCCTGGGTGCCCATGACGTGGCCGGCCGCCGCCTCGGAGAGGCCGGGGGGCACGGGCTCGAAGCGGTAGACGTCCTCCAGGGTGCGGACGTACCCGATGGGCATCGGCTCGTCGGGGCCGCCGTCCTGACGGTAGTCCAGGTACACCTGCTGCAGGGGGCACATCACGACGTCGTGCCCGGCCTCGGCGGCGGCGATCCCGCCCGCGTATCCCTGCCACGACGTCACGGCCGCGCCCTCGGCGAGGCCGCCTTCCAGGATCTCGTCCCAGCCGATGAGCCGGCGGCCTCGGCCGGTGAGCCACCGGTCGAAGTGACGGATAAACCAGGACTGGAGTTCGTCCTCGTCCGCCAGGCCGAGTTCCGCGATGCGGGCCTGCGCGGTGGGCGACTGCTTCCACTGGTCCTTGGGGCATTCGTCGCCCCCGATGTGGATGAACGGCGAGGTGTCGGCCGGAAAGAGGTCGAGCAGTTCCTCGAAGACGCCCTCGAAGAAACGCAGGGTGTTGTCGGTGGGGGCGAGTACGTTCGGATTGACGCCCCAGGTGTCCCACACGGAAAGAGCGGAGGTGTCGATGACATCGGTGTTGCCCAGTTCCGGATACGCGCTGATGGCTGCCTGCGAATGCCCCGGGATGTCGATCTCGGGGACGACCCGGATGTGCCGCTCGGCGGCGTAGGCGACGATTTCTCGGATGTCGTCCTGCGTGTAGTAGCCGCCGTGCGGGGTCTCGTCCCACAAATCGGAGGCGCGGTGGCCGTGTCTGGTGCGCGCGCGCCAGGCGCCGGCCTCCGTGAGCCGGGGGTAGCGCTTGATCTCGACACGCCACCCCTGGTCGTCGGTGAGGTGGAAGTGGAAGACGTTCAGCTTGTGCGCGGCCAGCAGGTCGAGCATGCGGAGCACGCCGTCCTTCGGCATGAAGTGCCGTGCCACGTCCAGCATCAGGCCCCGCCAGCCGAAGCGTGGGCCGTCCTCGATCTCCGTGAAGGGGACGCCCCTCTGTGCCCCGCGGTCGACGGGTGCCCGGCGGAACGCCTTCGGTCCGAGGAGCTGCCGGAGGGTCTGCGCCCCCCAGAACACCCCGGCCGCGCTTCCGCCGGTGATCCTTACGCCCCAGGTGGGTGCCACACCCAGCCGGTAGCCCTCGGGTTCGAGGGAGGGGTCGATGCGCAGCTCGATGGTGTTCGCCGACCCCTCGCCGTCCACGGCCCCCGGGGCGAGCGGCAGGCCGAAGGCCGCCCCGAGGGTGGCCCGCAGCCAGCGTTCCGTGCTCCCGGTGCCGGGGCCCGCGGTGAGGGTGGTGGCCGCGTCGAGGACGAATCCGCACCGGCCTTCGCCGCCGGTGCGGACGGGTGCGGGAATCAGGTTGTGCATGTCAGTCCTTCACCGCTCCGCCGAGTCCGGAGACCAGGCGCCGCTGTACGAGGACGAAGAAGACCAGCACGGGAATGGTCATCACCGTCGAGGCCGCCATGATCCCTCCCCAGTCGTTCTCGTCGGGTTTGAAGAAGACCAGCAACGCCATCGGGAGCGTCGACTGGGAGGTGTCGCTGATGATGAACGACTTCGCGAAGAGGAAGTCGTTCCAGGTCGAGATGAATGAGAAGACGCTGGTCGCCACGAGGCCGGGAAAGACGAGCGGGAAGAGGATCTGCCACAGGAAGCGGGTCCGGCTCGCACCGTCGATGTAGGCGGCCTCCTCCAGGGCTTCCGGAACCGCCTTGACGAAGCCGCGCAGCATCCAGATCGCGAACGGCAGCGAGAAGGCGAGGTGCGGCAGGATCAGCGATCCCAGCGTGTTCAGCTGGCCGAAGTCCCTCATCAGGAAGAAGAGCGGGATGGTCAGTGCCTCGACCGGCACCATCTGCGCCACGAGGAACATGATGAGCAGGGTCGTGCGGAACTTGAAGCGGAACCGGGTCACGGCGGTCGCGGCGAGGAAGGCGATCAGCGCGGAGGCGATGACGACCGTGCCGGCGACCAGCAGGCTGTTGAGGAAGTAGCGGCCGAACTCCTGCTGTTCGAAAACCCGTCGGAACGAGTCGAAGGACGGGGCCAGGGTCCAGGGACGCGCCTCCGTGGACTGGATCTCGCCTGCCGGTTTGAAGGCGGAGAGCACCATCCAGTAGAGCGGGAAGGCGACCGCGGCGGCGATGACGAGGGCCACCGCCTCCGCCGCCAGCCGTCCGGGCCTGCGGACGCGCAGAAGCGCACGTGCGCTCACAGTTCCTCCCCCTGGCGCCGCACCAGGCGCAGATAGACCAGCGTCACGGCCAGCAGGATCACCAGCATCACGACGCCTATCGCCGATCCGAGGCTGTACTGCGAGGACGCGAACGCCTTCTGGTAGGCGTACACGTTGAGCACCAGGTTCTGGCCGGCGATGCCGCCGCCGTTGGTCATGACGTAGATCTGCGTGAAGACCTTGAAGTCCCAGATGACCGACTGGATGGTGACAACGATCAGGATCGGCCGCAGCATCGGCGCCATGACCGACCGCCAGATCCGCCACTGCGAGGCACCGTCCAGCGAGGCCGCCTCCAGCACTTCCTCGGGGATCGCCCGGATGCCCGCGTACACGGTCACCATCACGAACGGGAACGAGCACCAGAGCACTTCGAGGAGCACCAGGGCGAAGGCGCTGTAGCGCCCGTACGTCCAGGAGAAGTCGCCGAGGCCCAGCACCTTGTTGACCGGGCCGAAGTCCGGGTCGAAGAGGAAGACCCAGACGGTGGAGCCGGTGATCGCCGGCGTGGCCCACGCACCCAGGGCGGCCATCATGAGCGCGAGCCGGGGCAGGGCGCGGATCCGGGTCAGCAGGACGGCCAGCGCGCAGCCGGTGAACAGGGTGGCGAGCACGCAGGCCGCGGCGAACAGCACGGTCGCGAGGAGCACCTGCCAGAACTGGCTGTCGCCGAAGAGCGTGGCGTAGTTGCCGAAGCCCTTGAAGGTCGTCGGTTCGCCGCCGCTGACCTGGGCCTGGGTGTACTCCAGGAAGGAGATCAGGCCCAGCTGGTAGATCGGGTAGACGAGGAGTCCGCCGAGCAGGACGAGCGCGGGCAGCAGATAGAGCCACGGGGTCCAGCCGGAGCGCCGCGCGGGTGACGCCGGCCGGCGCCGGGGCTTGCGGGCGGGAGCCCCGCTCGCCCCGGGCGCGGCAGGGGCCTTGTGCAGTGTGGTGTCCGCGGTCATCGTCAGCCCGCTTCGGCGAACGCCGCGTCCATCTTCTTCGCCGCGTCGTCCGAGGCGGCGGCCACGTCCTTACGGCCGCTGACGATCTCCTGGAACATGGTCGGCAGGACCAGCGAGGCGTCGATCTGGCCCCAGGCCGGGGAGGCCGGGACGAACTTCGCGCCCGCGCCGAGCGTGTCGACGAAGGGGCCGATGAAGGGCTCCTTCGCCGCGGCGCCGTCCAGCACGTCCGTGTACGTCGGCAGCCAGCCCATCGCGTCGAACATCTTCGCCTGGGTCTTCTTGCCGGTCAGCGACTTCATGAGGTCGACGGCGAGCGTGCGGTGCGAACTGCTCTTGAGCACACCGATGTTGTTGCCGCCGGCGAACGCCGGGGCGATCGAGTTCTTCTGCACCCCGGGCAGCGGCACGACGGCGTACTTGCCCTTCACGGTGCCCGCCTCGACGGCGGCGTGGCTGAAGTCGCCGCCGATCGCCATGGCCGCCTTGCCGGACGCGAAGGCGGTGACGGTCGCGTTGCCGCCCATGGACGCGCACTTGGCCGCCGGGCAGTTGTCGTCGCCGAAGAGCGAGGTGTAGGCCTCGATGCCCTTGCGGGCCTTCTCGCTGTTGATGGCGGACTCGTAGGTCACACCGGTCTCGTCGGCCAGTTCGCCGCCCTGCGCCCAGATGAAGGGCATCGCGCCGTAGGTGTACGCGCCGCCGACCGCGAGGCCGTACAGGTCCGGCTTCTCCTTGTGGATCTTCTTGGCGGTGGAGATCAGCTCGTCCTGGGACTTCGGAGGCTCGATGCCGAGCTCATCGAAGACGTCGGTGCGGTAGTAGAGCGCCCGTACGCCGACGAAGAGCGGAGCCCCGTACACCTGGCCGTCCACCGTCACGGACTGCTTGGCGGTGGGGTCGGTGTCCTTGGCCTCGTCCCAGGCGGCGAACTCCTTGCTGACATCCGCCAGTCCGCCGTCCTTCACGTAGCCGGCGGTGTCGGTGTTGCCGTACTCGATGAGGTCGGGTGCGCTCTCCGGGTCGTTGAAGGCGGCCTTGATGCGCTGGGCCCGGGTGTCGACGGGTATGTACTCGACCTCGACCTCGGCCCCCTCGTGGGACTTCTCGAAGTCGGCGACCGCGGCGTCGACGACCTTCTCCTTGGGCTTGTTGCCGACCTCCTGGAAGAGCCAGACGCGGAGCGTCCCGGTCTTCTCGTCACCCTCGGCGCTGGTGTCGGAGGTCTGCGGTGCGCATGCGGTGGCGGTGAGGCCCGCCAGCACAAGAGCCGCAGCCGGGGCGGCAATTCGGGCAGAAAGCTTCATCCGGGACCCCTACCGGTCAATCGTTGCATTCCATGCAACGCGCGTTTCGTTCTGCACAACTTGCAGGAGACTAAGGGCGCCTCAGCACGCCGACAAGTGGTCTCAACCACTCTGTGACCACGTGATGCAGCCCGTGCAACGCACACCCCAGGGGCGGCCCCCGCGCCCCACCCGGGCATGCGAACGGCCCCCGGGGTGCGCGGTGACGCGCACCCCGGGGGCCGGGGTCGGAGTTCGGTAGACGGAGATAAAAAGATAACGGGATATGAGGCCGGGTGGGCTACTTCTTGCCGCTGTCCTTGCCGCCCTTGCCCTTGTCCTTGTCGCCGCCGGCGCCCATGGACTCGTAGATCTCCTTGCACATGGGACAGACCGGATACTTCTTGGGGTCGCGCCCAGGGACCCAGACCTTGCCGCACAGTGCCACCACGGGAGTGCCCTCCAGGGCGCTCGCCATGATCTTGTCCTTCTGGACGTAATGGGCGTAGCGCTCGTGGTCACCGTCGCCGTTCGACACCTGCGGCGTCGGCTCTACGAGGGTCCCCGTACCTGCCCCGCGCTCGGGCTCAAGAGTGCTCATAACTGCCAAGCGTACTGAAAGCTCCGCTCATCAGTTCAGCGAAGGGTCGTCCGGATACGTCGCGATCATCGCCAGCTCACTGCGCTGCCGCCGCAGAACCGCCCGCCAGAGATTCTCCGGGCGCGGGGACGAGACGTCGCCGGGCTCCGACTCGACCACGTACCAGGCGCCGTCCTTCAGCTCGGCCTCCAGCTGGCCGGGGCCCCAGCCCGCGTATCCGGCGAAGATCCGCAGCGAACCGAGCGCCGCCGCCAGCAGCTCCGGCGGCGCGTCCAGGTCCACCAGGCAGATCGCGCCGTGCACCCGGCGCCAGCCGATGGGCTCCGCCCTGTCCGGGCGGATCCGTGCACCCCGGGAAGGGTCTCCCCCGCCCGCACGGGAGCTCGCCGAATCACCCTCGTCCCCCGGGATCAACGCCACACCCAGCGCCGAGTCGAGCGAGACCGGACCGCCCTGGAAGACCACGTCCGGCTCGCCGGTCAGGCCCGCCCAGGACGCCAGGATGTCCCCGACGCCGACCGGGGTCGGGCGGTTCAGGACCACACCGAGGGAGCCTTCCTCGTCGTGGTCGAGGAGCAGCACCACCGCGCGGTCGAAATTCGGGTCCGCAAGGGCGGGTGCGGCCACGAGCAGCCGTCCTGTGAGCGAGGACACCTCCGTCATGGCACAGATGATCCCGCATCTTCGCCCTCCGCGGGGACCAACTGGTCCCTCCGGTCCCGCCCGGTGCCCGTCCGCAGCTCAGGGCGCACGGACGCCGCACGGGCGCACGGGGAGCGCACGATCGCGGGGCCCCCGGACGGGCCGTCCGGACGGTGACACTCCGCAAGGCGCGGGGAGCAGAGCGTGTTGTGGCGGATTCATGACGTTCGTATACCCCCCGTCGCCTTACTGAAGGAGGGCCGGAGCCCATTACCCTTTTCATGGCCCCCTGCCCGACCACTCCGGAACGCGAGATACATGACCGGCACAGACGATGTCCTGCTTGTCCACGGCGGCACCCCGCTGGAGGGCGAGATCCGCGTCCGAGGCGCCAAGAACCTGGTGCCGAAGGCAATGGTCGCCGCGCTGCTCGGCAGCGGGCCCAGCCGGCTCCGCAACGTGCCCGACATCCGCGATGTGCGGGTGGTCCGGGGGCTGCTGCAGCTGCACGGCGTCACCGTCCGTCCCGGCGACGAGCCGGGCGAACTCATCCTCGACCCGTCCCACGTCGAGAGCGCGAACGTCGCCGACATCGACGCCCACGCGGGCTCGTCGCGCATCCCGATCCTCTTCTGCGGACCGCTGCTGCACCGCCTGGGCCACGCCTTCATCCCGGGTCTCGGCGGCTGCGACATCGGCGGCCGGCCCATCGACTTCCACTTCGAGGTGCTCCGCCAGTTCGGCGCGACCATCGAGAAGCGGGCCGACGGCCAGTACCTCGAGGCGCCGCAGCGACTGCGGGGCACGAAGATCCGGCTGCCGTACCCGTCGGTGGGGTCCACCGAGCAGGTGCTGCTGACCGCCGTCCTCGCCGAGGGCGTCACCGAGCTGTCCAACGCGGCCGTCGAGCCGGAGATCGAGGACCTCATCTGCGTACTGCAGAAGATGGGCGCGATCATCTCCATGGACACCGACCGGACCATCCGGATCACGGGTGTCGACAAGCTCGACGGTTACACCCACCGGGCGATCCCGGACCGTCTGGAGGCCGCCTCCTGGGCGTCCGCCGCGCTGGCGACCGAGGGCAACATCTACGTGCGCGGAGCCCAGCAGCGCTCGATGATGACCTTCCTCAACACCTTCCGCCGTGTCGGAGGCGCCTTCGAGATCGACGACGAGGGCATCCGCTTCTGGCACCCGGGTGGCGCGCTGAACGCCATCGCCCTGGAGACGGACGTGCACCCCGGCTTCCAAACCGACTGGCAGCAGCCGCTCGTGGTGGCCCTGACGCAGGCCGCCGGGCTGTCGATCGTCCACGAGACGGTCTACGAGTCCCGGCTCGGCTTCACCTCGGCGCTCAACCAGATGGGTGCGCACATCCAGCTCTACCGCGAGTGCCTCGGGGGATCCGACTGCCGGTTCGGGCAGCGGAACTTCCTGCACTCGGCGGTCGTGTCCGGGCCGACGAAGCTCCAGGGCGCGGACCTGGTCATCCCCGACCTGCGCGGCGGGTTCTCGTACCTGATCGCCGCCCTGGCGGCCCAGGGGACGTCCCGGGTGCACGGCATCGACCTGATCAACCGCGGCTACGAGAACTTCATGGACAAGCTGGAGAAGCTCGGCGCGAAGGTCGAACTCCCCGGCGGTTCACTCGTCTGACGCGCTCACGCGCACGCACAGTGCTGCCGCACACAGCATTGCGCACCCGCACGGAAAAGGCAGCTGCCCCGGTCCCCCGCACGAGGGACCGGGGCAGCTGCCTTTTCCGTCGCACGCCGCGGTATCCACACAGGTGCCGCAGAAAGCCCGTACAGAGCCGAACGGGGCAGGCCCCTGCCCGGAGACCCGCCCGGGGTTCCGGGGTGCCGCAGACGGCCTCACAGCGCCCGCACGGGCGAAGTGCGCGGGGGCGCGACTCTCCCGGGCACTGTTCCGGGTACGCCGAAGCGCGGCCGCGGAACGGCGCCCGGGTACGCCGAAGGGCGGCCGCCCCTGTCGGGACGGCCGCCCTTCTTGCTGCCTAGGCGCCTTACTTGCCCTTGGCGGCTTCCTTGAGCTTGGAGCCCGCGGAGACCTTCACGCTGTAGCCGGCCGGGATGTTGATCGGGTCGCCGGTCTGCGGGTTACGAGCGGTGCGAGCGGCACGGTGGGTGCGCTCGAAGGTCAGGAAGCCGGGGATGGTGACCTTCTCGTCGCCCTTGGCGACGATCTCGCCGACGGTCTCGGCGAGGGCGGCCAGAACGGCGTCGGCGTCCTTGCGGGTCACCTCGGCACGGTCGGCCAGGGCGGCCACCAGCTCACTGCGGTTCATGTTTGTACTCCCGTGTTCTTCTTGCCTGTGAGGCGTGAGATCGAAGCCGATGCTGCCAGGGCCCTCTGACAGTCCCCGGACCCGGGTCTGCTGTCAGACCCTCGCGCCCGAATACGCATCCTGCCCCCACCTGCGGCGCTAACGCCAATCCGGAACCCCTCGACGTCACACGAAATGCACCACCGAATGCCTGTGATGACGTTCCGTCGACTCGTTGGAGCGGTCCGCAGCGGATACCGGGCCTGTGGGGCTCGCTGCCCGCCCACCCTAAAGGGGCGTTTGGGACGCCGCGACCCGCGACGCGCCGTACGGAGCGCCCGGAGGTGAGGCGGGACAGCGCCCGGACGTGAGCTACGGCACCGTCCGCGGGAGCCGTGGCCGACCCCCGCGGACGGCGTGTGACAGGGCCGTCCGGCGATACGGTCCTACGCGGGGTCGGACGCCGCCTCGGCGGCTCCGGCCGCCTTCGCGGCCTCCCTGACGGCGCCCGCGACGGCGCCCGCGACCTTGTCGTTGAAGACCGACGGGATGATGTAGTTCGCGTTCACCTCGTCCTCGGCGACCACGTCGGCGAGGGCGCGTGCCGCGGCGAGCATCATCTCCGTGTTGACCGTGCGGGACTGAGCGTCCAGCAGACCGCGGAAGACGCCCGGGAAGACCAGCACGTTGTTGATCTGGTTCGGGAAGTCGGACCGCCCGGTGGCGACGACCGCCGCCGTCTCACGGGCGATCGCCGGGTCCACCTCGGGGTCGGGATTCGCGAGCGCGAACACGATCGCGCCCTCCGCCATGGCCGCGACGTCGGCACCGTCCAGGACGTTCGGGGCGGAGACGCCGATGAAGACGTCGGAGCCGGCAACGGCCTCCTTGAGGGTGCCGGTGACACCCTCGGGGTTGGTGTTGTCGGCGATCCAGCGCAGCGGGGAGTCGGGGGTGGCGTCCACCAGGTCCTCGCGGCCCGCGTGCACCACTCCGTGGATGTCGGCGACGACCGTGTGCTTGACACCCGCGGCGATGAGCAGCTTCAGGATGGCCGTGCCGGCCGCGCCGGCGCCGGACATGACGAC includes:
- a CDS encoding carbohydrate ABC transporter permease, which codes for MSARALLRVRRPGRLAAEAVALVIAAAVAFPLYWMVLSAFKPAGEIQSTEARPWTLAPSFDSFRRVFEQQEFGRYFLNSLLVAGTVVIASALIAFLAATAVTRFRFKFRTTLLIMFLVAQMVPVEALTIPLFFLMRDFGQLNTLGSLILPHLAFSLPFAIWMLRGFVKAVPEALEEAAYIDGASRTRFLWQILFPLVFPGLVATSVFSFISTWNDFLFAKSFIISDTSQSTLPMALLVFFKPDENDWGGIMAASTVMTIPVLVFFVLVQRRLVSGLGGAVKD
- a CDS encoding YqgE/AlgH family protein; the encoded protein is MTEVSSLTGRLLVAAPALADPNFDRAVVLLLDHDEEGSLGVVLNRPTPVGVGDILASWAGLTGEPDVVFQGGPVSLDSALGVALIPGDEGDSASSRAGGGDPSRGARIRPDRAEPIGWRRVHGAICLVDLDAPPELLAAALGSLRIFAGYAGWGPGQLEAELKDGAWYVVESEPGDVSSPRPENLWRAVLRRQRSELAMIATYPDDPSLN
- a CDS encoding DUF3039 domain-containing protein, which produces MSTLEPERGAGTGTLVEPTPQVSNGDGDHERYAHYVQKDKIMASALEGTPVVALCGKVWVPGRDPKKYPVCPMCKEIYESMGAGGDKDKGKGGKDSGKK
- a CDS encoding FAD binding domain-containing protein encodes the protein MTTHAPQAMQSVTLPASLDEAVAALGAMPAAVPVAGGTDLMSAVNKGLLRPSGLVGLGRISELRGWHYQDGHALLGAGLTHARMGRPDFAALIPALAASARAAGPPQIRNAGTLGGNIATAAPTGDALPVLAALEAELVIVGAGGSRREIPVSHLLAGREMLEPAELIGFVRVPLLHAPQVFLKATGRTGPGRATASVAIVLDPARRGVRCAVGAIAPMPLRPLEAERWIASLIDWDGERGLAPDALAAFGEYVAAACIPDQAPPDDGGEAPPLSPAVLHLRRTVAALARRALGRALS
- a CDS encoding extracellular solute-binding protein, with amino-acid sequence MKLSARIAAPAAALVLAGLTATACAPQTSDTSAEGDEKTGTLRVWLFQEVGNKPKEKVVDAAVADFEKSHEGAEVEVEYIPVDTRAQRIKAAFNDPESAPDLIEYGNTDTAGYVKDGGLADVSKEFAAWDEAKDTDPTAKQSVTVDGQVYGAPLFVGVRALYYRTDVFDELGIEPPKSQDELISTAKKIHKEKPDLYGLAVGGAYTYGAMPFIWAQGGELADETGVTYESAINSEKARKGIEAYTSLFGDDNCPAAKCASMGGNATVTAFASGKAAMAIGGDFSHAAVEAGTVKGKYAVVPLPGVQKNSIAPAFAGGNNIGVLKSSSHRTLAVDLMKSLTGKKTQAKMFDAMGWLPTYTDVLDGAAAKEPFIGPFVDTLGAGAKFVPASPAWGQIDASLVLPTMFQEIVSGRKDVAAASDDAAKKMDAAFAEAG
- a CDS encoding carbohydrate ABC transporter permease translates to MTADTTLHKAPAAPGASGAPARKPRRRPASPARRSGWTPWLYLLPALVLLGGLLVYPIYQLGLISFLEYTQAQVSGGEPTTFKGFGNYATLFGDSQFWQVLLATVLFAAACVLATLFTGCALAVLLTRIRALPRLALMMAALGAWATPAITGSTVWVFLFDPDFGPVNKVLGLGDFSWTYGRYSAFALVLLEVLWCSFPFVMVTVYAGIRAIPEEVLEAASLDGASQWRIWRSVMAPMLRPILIVVTIQSVIWDFKVFTQIYVMTNGGGIAGQNLVLNVYAYQKAFASSQYSLGSAIGVVMLVILLAVTLVYLRLVRRQGEEL
- a CDS encoding beta-N-acetylhexosaminidase, encoding MHNLIPAPVRTGGEGRCGFVLDAATTLTAGPGTGSTERWLRATLGAAFGLPLAPGAVDGEGSANTIELRIDPSLEPEGYRLGVAPTWGVRITGGSAAGVFWGAQTLRQLLGPKAFRRAPVDRGAQRGVPFTEIEDGPRFGWRGLMLDVARHFMPKDGVLRMLDLLAAHKLNVFHFHLTDDQGWRVEIKRYPRLTEAGAWRARTRHGHRASDLWDETPHGGYYTQDDIREIVAYAAERHIRVVPEIDIPGHSQAAISAYPELGNTDVIDTSALSVWDTWGVNPNVLAPTDNTLRFFEGVFEELLDLFPADTSPFIHIGGDECPKDQWKQSPTAQARIAELGLADEDELQSWFIRHFDRWLTGRGRRLIGWDEILEGGLAEGAAVTSWQGYAGGIAAAEAGHDVVMCPLQQVYLDYRQDGGPDEPMPIGYVRTLEDVYRFEPVPPGLSEAAAGHVMGTQANVWTEVMQNRDRVDYQVFPRLAAFAEVAWSRLPASGERDFADFERRMNTHYARLDALGVAYRPPTGPRPWQRRPGVLGRPIEGPPPTV
- a CDS encoding 2Fe-2S iron-sulfur cluster-binding protein produces the protein MSNEENPEQRHGQPDPYAGWQPTPQGGEYDAEATAFVHLPPEDLADLGSDPLAAPGHSYVPPMILPLTPAAGLDPAVTGSWVLQTQSQQERAAGHPGSAEAAPEAVQWPDPNQQQDPYQQPYPDTSQYAQTSSTTAQWHFPDAAHAEPEPEPAPEPAGHTGQWTIPVANGDLPDESGEFAASAMASQWYADTPPATLPGGAPAPWATQVPVSEPRTPAEETRPGPTEAVEAPEATEGAEETPAVSEAATEAVSEPEEPADVTAAEAPAAEAPESEAPESEAPQSEAPAAEAPAQPSAAEDPAEGEALADAPAAEAPAAEPPAIEAEQAPGHGVEHGVALTEEPAAPVPLGGPSEHPSASYLLHVNGVDRPVSDAWIGESLLYVLRERLGLAGAKDGCSQGECGACNVQVDGRLVASCLVPAATTAGSEVRTVEGLAVDGEPSDVQRALAECGAVQCGFCIPGMAMTVHDLLEGNHAPSELETRRALCGNLCRCSGYRGVLDAVRDVVAGREATAEAAATAPDEAEPRIPHQAAPGEGSAQAHEGDVR